The Deltaproteobacteria bacterium genome window below encodes:
- the tssE gene encoding type VI secretion system baseplate subunit TssE, with the protein MRGLLHRIASEDPNKGTGVLESIIANLQAILNTHEGDGHTCPEMGVDFLDVLARWPSSESDVLRAVAATIERFEPRLRNVRVRTLNPTAIVSCVSMEIVAELAGHEKIRFLTELSRGGGVRVR; encoded by the coding sequence ATGCGTGGTCTCCTGCATCGAATTGCATCGGAAGACCCGAACAAGGGCACCGGCGTGCTCGAGTCGATCATCGCCAACCTCCAGGCCATCCTGAACACCCACGAGGGGGACGGTCACACGTGCCCCGAGATGGGCGTCGACTTCCTCGACGTACTCGCGCGCTGGCCGTCGTCCGAATCCGACGTCCTGCGCGCGGTGGCGGCCACCATCGAGCGCTTCGAGCCGCGCCTTCGCAACGTCCGGGTTCGAACGTTGAACCCGACCGCGATCGTCTCTTGCGTCTCGATGGAGATCGTCGCCGAGCTGGCCGGGCACGAGAAGATCCGCTTCCTGACCGAGCTCTCGCGTGGCGGTGGCGTGCGCGTGCGCTGA
- the tssF gene encoding type VI secretion system baseplate subunit TssF: MKSRYYEAELAYLREQGREFARAYPATAGLLAERSDDPDVERLLEGFAFLSSRVRERIDDSIPELAHQLAGVLVPQLTRFIPPVAILQFNPDTRALRTAAVVPRGSQVAGNGARDVRCLFQTTAALELLPLSLLEVRSERPSSRTEKLILRLAAPDHAAAVVGAHRIRLHCHGETPTAMTLRAWFLRHCTEIAVVENGVVRGTVRPDIAAVGFDAETRLLPERALEHDAFTHAAELFACPQKFAFVDLPPLGSLMTPSCELHLTFDRPPKLPRAPGSQDLRLHCVPVINLFPCSADPVRFRPLQPEAIVRPAEHGPTDAEVYEIRSVMGVNGAQRTPYQSFTAFRSGHDANARYYVSRRVPSVTDAGTDVYLSLASPRDAHPIAESEILSAELLCTNRLLAPALKLGDISRPVRGAPTMAPFTNITAVSTPLYPNDNVELLWRLGAHLGLSRAGLQDPANLRRLLEVYNFAERQNPSLGRANGQWIDAIREVQTRKAVRLVRGAPVTGTKTIVVLDEANFSATGEAVIFGDILNEVFARRVHINSFNQLTVQLAPSRTEYSWVPRYGDKTIL, translated from the coding sequence ATGAAGTCGCGCTACTACGAAGCCGAGCTGGCCTACCTGCGCGAGCAGGGCCGCGAGTTCGCCCGGGCCTACCCCGCCACCGCGGGTCTGCTGGCCGAGCGTAGCGACGATCCCGACGTGGAGCGGCTGCTCGAGGGCTTCGCGTTCCTCAGCTCGCGCGTGCGCGAGCGCATCGACGACAGCATCCCCGAGCTCGCGCATCAGCTCGCCGGCGTGCTGGTCCCGCAGCTGACGCGGTTCATCCCGCCGGTTGCGATCCTGCAGTTCAACCCCGACACCCGGGCGCTGCGTACCGCTGCGGTGGTGCCGCGGGGCTCGCAGGTGGCCGGCAACGGCGCGCGCGACGTGCGGTGCCTGTTCCAGACCACGGCCGCGCTCGAGCTGCTGCCGCTGTCGCTGCTCGAGGTCCGCAGCGAGCGACCGAGCAGCCGCACCGAGAAGCTGATCCTGCGCCTGGCCGCGCCCGACCACGCCGCCGCCGTGGTCGGAGCCCACCGCATCCGCCTGCACTGCCACGGCGAGACGCCCACGGCGATGACGCTGCGGGCGTGGTTCCTGCGCCACTGCACCGAGATCGCGGTGGTCGAGAACGGCGTCGTGCGGGGCACCGTCCGGCCCGACATCGCCGCGGTCGGCTTCGACGCCGAGACCCGGCTGCTGCCCGAGCGCGCGCTCGAGCACGACGCCTTCACACACGCCGCCGAGCTGTTCGCGTGCCCACAGAAGTTCGCGTTCGTCGATCTGCCCCCGCTCGGCAGTCTGATGACGCCCAGCTGCGAGCTGCACCTCACCTTCGATCGCCCGCCGAAGCTGCCGCGGGCGCCCGGCAGCCAGGATCTGCGCCTGCACTGCGTGCCGGTGATCAACCTGTTCCCCTGCTCGGCGGACCCGGTACGTTTCCGACCGCTGCAGCCCGAGGCCATCGTGCGCCCGGCCGAGCACGGCCCGACCGACGCCGAGGTCTACGAGATCCGCAGCGTGATGGGCGTGAACGGTGCCCAACGCACGCCCTACCAGAGCTTCACCGCGTTCCGCAGCGGTCACGACGCCAACGCCCGCTACTACGTGAGCCGGCGAGTGCCGTCGGTGACCGACGCCGGCACCGACGTGTACCTCTCGCTGGCGTCACCGCGCGATGCCCACCCCATCGCGGAGTCCGAGATCCTCTCGGCCGAGCTGCTGTGCACCAACCGCCTGCTGGCGCCCGCGCTCAAGCTCGGCGACATCTCGCGGCCGGTCCGCGGGGCCCCGACGATGGCGCCGTTCACGAACATCACGGCGGTCTCGACCCCGTTGTACCCGAACGACAACGTCGAGCTGTTGTGGCGGCTCGGGGCCCACCTCGGGCTTTCTCGTGCGGGGCTTCAAGATCCGGCGAACCTTCGGCGTCTACTGGAGGTGTACAACTTCGCGGAGCGGCAGAACCCTTCACTGGGCCGTGCCAACGGCCAGTGGATCGACGCCATCCGCGAGGTCCAGACCCGCAAGGCCGTGCGGCTCGTGCGCGGTGCGCCGGTGACCGGCACCAAGACCATCGTCGTGCTCGACGAGGCCAACTTCTCCGCCACCGGCGAGGCCGTGATCTTCGGCGACATCCTCAACGAGGTGTTCGCGCGACGCGTCCACATCAACTCGTTCAACCAGCTCACCGTCCAGCTCGCGCCCTCGCGCACGGAGTACTCATGGGTGCCGAGATACGGGGACAAGACCATTCTCTGA
- the tssG gene encoding type VI secretion system baseplate subunit TssG: protein MGAEIRGQDHSLTALGELLTQHPPRTDLFTAVRLIERMLADRPRLGEDGPFDEEAMFFRHDPSFAFRPGELTAIRHVERERAPEQRLRGKHSRFEITTCLLGLSGADSPMPLYHAADLIHDSEASQAMRLFLDLFHNRITALMYRARNKYDWAQEFLTGAQDIMSRRALAFAGVDAQAEQSDALGRDDLLRLSSLLAFGGGSARSFENALGDMLSDRLEGAPLRLEQFTGGWVTFEPSQRISLGQANSELGDSFVLGTRALHPAHRAKVVIGPISPTLAREFSPGGAQFDRVRQLAERLSGEPIGFELELLVTEDAYPPFVIGTVGRGRLGDGVMLTARRPQGRVQSRKFDLERAAAGA from the coding sequence ATGGGTGCCGAGATACGGGGACAAGACCATTCTCTGACGGCACTCGGCGAGCTGCTCACCCAGCACCCGCCGCGGACCGATCTCTTCACGGCGGTCCGCCTGATCGAGCGCATGCTCGCCGACCGCCCGCGACTGGGTGAGGACGGCCCCTTCGACGAGGAGGCGATGTTCTTCCGCCACGACCCCTCGTTCGCGTTCCGCCCCGGTGAGCTGACCGCGATCCGCCACGTCGAGCGCGAGCGCGCGCCCGAGCAGCGACTGCGCGGCAAGCACTCGCGCTTCGAGATCACCACCTGCCTGCTGGGGCTCTCGGGCGCCGACAGCCCGATGCCGCTGTACCACGCGGCCGACCTCATCCACGACTCCGAGGCCAGCCAGGCGATGCGGCTGTTCCTCGATCTGTTCCACAACCGCATCACCGCGCTGATGTACCGCGCGCGCAACAAGTACGACTGGGCGCAGGAGTTCCTGACCGGCGCGCAGGACATCATGTCGCGCCGTGCGCTCGCGTTCGCGGGCGTCGACGCCCAGGCCGAGCAGTCCGACGCGCTCGGGCGTGACGACCTCCTGCGGCTGTCGAGCCTGCTGGCGTTCGGCGGCGGCTCGGCGCGCAGCTTCGAGAACGCGCTCGGCGACATGCTGTCGGACCGCCTCGAGGGCGCGCCGCTGCGGCTCGAGCAATTCACCGGCGGCTGGGTCACGTTCGAGCCCAGCCAGCGCATCTCCCTCGGTCAGGCCAACTCCGAGCTCGGCGACTCGTTCGTGCTCGGGACCCGCGCGCTGCACCCGGCCCACCGCGCCAAGGTCGTGATCGGCCCCATTTCGCCCACGCTCGCGCGCGAGTTCTCGCCCGGCGGAGCGCAGTTCGACCGCGTGCGACAGCTGGCCGAGCGCCTGAGCGGCGAGCCCATCGGCTTCGAGCTCGAGCTGCTGGTCACCGAGGATGCCTATCCCCCGTTCGTGATCGGCACCGTCGGTCGCGGTCGCCTGGGCGACGGTGTGATGTTGACGGCACGGCGGCCGCAGGGCCGCGTGCAGTCGCGGAAGTTCGACCTCGAGCGGGCAGCCGCGGGAGCGTGA
- the tssK gene encoding type VI secretion system baseplate subunit TssK, producing the protein MRRVDKVMWGEGMLVCPQHLQQQDLYFEQLVQTHAQWPNPYAWGLTRLEIDAGEIKTGNFRLRGVQGLLPSGVPLDFADGDPGLPALRRIADHFPATAAVAEVHLGISTTREGIENYARTDGGGGAALPRYDTWSRDVVDLVRASSEAQVVFARPRPVLLFGNESRADFETIKIAELRRDNGGGFELSSDYVPPVLRLSGASVLRRWSSELLGLMLTKRRALVESLRQVDASRVEFTAQDVTRYLQLGAINSHLPMVRQLSESPESTPFSLYASLSQLAGQLTSFSVDILPEELPTYTHADLRATFGELFTKLRALLELAMKENFIEVPLEARRDGMWIGVLKDARLLECPTFVLAVEADATQQDVANRLPGLSKIASWKQISRIVRSAIPGAPLVATHRPPPQIPIRPRSVYFEIDTRHEYWEQITDEKTIAIYLPPPFDPSHAKIKLMAVPPATR; encoded by the coding sequence ATGAGACGCGTCGACAAGGTCATGTGGGGCGAGGGCATGCTGGTGTGCCCGCAGCATCTGCAGCAGCAGGACCTCTACTTCGAGCAGCTGGTCCAGACCCACGCGCAGTGGCCGAACCCGTACGCCTGGGGCCTCACGCGCCTCGAGATCGACGCGGGCGAGATCAAGACCGGCAACTTCCGCCTGCGCGGGGTCCAGGGGCTGCTGCCGAGCGGCGTGCCGCTCGACTTCGCCGACGGCGACCCGGGCCTGCCGGCGCTGCGGCGCATCGCCGATCACTTTCCCGCCACCGCAGCGGTCGCCGAGGTCCACCTCGGCATCAGCACCACCCGAGAGGGCATCGAGAACTACGCCCGCACCGACGGCGGCGGCGGTGCTGCCCTGCCCCGCTACGACACCTGGTCGCGCGACGTGGTCGACCTCGTGCGTGCCAGCAGCGAGGCCCAGGTGGTGTTCGCGCGACCGCGGCCGGTGCTGCTGTTCGGCAACGAGTCGCGCGCGGACTTCGAGACCATCAAGATCGCCGAGCTGCGCCGCGACAACGGCGGCGGCTTCGAGCTGTCGTCGGACTACGTGCCGCCGGTGCTGCGGCTGTCGGGCGCGAGCGTGCTGCGGCGGTGGTCGTCGGAGCTGCTGGGTCTCATGCTGACCAAGCGCCGCGCGCTGGTCGAGTCGCTGCGCCAGGTCGACGCCTCGCGGGTGGAGTTCACCGCCCAGGACGTGACCCGCTACCTGCAGCTGGGCGCGATCAACTCGCACCTGCCGATGGTGCGGCAGCTGAGCGAGAGCCCCGAGTCGACGCCGTTCTCACTCTACGCCAGCCTCTCGCAGCTGGCCGGCCAGCTCACGAGCTTCTCGGTCGACATCCTGCCCGAGGAGCTGCCGACGTACACGCACGCCGACCTCCGCGCGACCTTCGGCGAGCTGTTCACCAAGCTGCGCGCCCTGCTCGAGCTCGCGATGAAGGAGAACTTCATCGAGGTGCCGCTCGAGGCCCGCCGCGACGGCATGTGGATCGGCGTGCTCAAGGACGCCCGCCTGCTCGAGTGCCCGACCTTCGTGCTCGCGGTCGAGGCCGACGCGACCCAGCAGGACGTCGCCAACCGCCTCCCGGGCCTGTCGAAGATCGCCTCGTGGAAGCAGATCAGCCGCATCGTGCGCTCCGCGATCCCCGGCGCGCCGCTGGTCGCGACCCACCGCCCGCCGCCGCAGATCCCAATCCGACCGCGCTCGGTCTACTTCGAGATCGACACCCGCCACGAGTACTGGGAGCAGATCACCGACGAGAAGACCATCGCGATCTACCTGCCGCCCCCGTTCGACCCCAGCCACGCGAAGATCAAGCTGATGGCGGTCCCGCCGGCGACGAGGTGA
- a CDS encoding DotU family type IV/VI secretion system protein, with product MNRVNEVTKDAFNALIQLRNLPKDASVRPEHLYQRLRGYVDEVIARGKQTGMTETDISDVVYALVALGDEIAQRKPGAVRAHWHQRPLQLHYFAENVAGDGFFERLERIVRDPRRIEALVVYHLCLELGFLGRFAVRGGESELEVVKRRVREGLGPLLRPEAVSRRHLPKKERLHSRSMDFIALWLGLFALLFALCFIVALRIALDRMRDDLTDRSTEVLESFAKSDQAERG from the coding sequence ATGAACCGCGTCAACGAAGTCACCAAGGACGCCTTCAACGCGCTGATCCAGCTGCGGAACCTGCCCAAGGACGCGAGCGTCCGGCCGGAGCACCTCTACCAGCGTCTGCGCGGCTACGTCGACGAGGTCATCGCGCGCGGCAAGCAGACCGGCATGACCGAGACCGACATCAGCGACGTGGTCTACGCGCTGGTCGCCCTCGGCGACGAGATCGCCCAGCGCAAGCCCGGCGCCGTGCGAGCGCACTGGCACCAGCGCCCGCTGCAGCTGCACTACTTCGCCGAGAACGTCGCGGGCGACGGCTTCTTCGAGCGACTCGAGCGCATCGTCCGGGATCCGCGGCGCATCGAGGCGCTGGTGGTGTATCACCTGTGCCTGGAGCTGGGCTTCCTCGGACGCTTCGCCGTGCGCGGCGGCGAGTCGGAGCTCGAGGTCGTGAAGCGACGGGTGCGCGAGGGCCTGGGCCCGCTGCTGCGGCCGGAGGCGGTCTCGCGGCGGCACCTCCCCAAGAAGGAACGCCTGCACTCGCGCTCGATGGACTTCATCGCGCTGTGGCTGGGCCTGTTCGCGTTGTTGTTCGCGCTGTGCTTCATCGTCGCGCTGCGCATCGCGCTGGACCGCATGCGTGACGACCTGACCGACCGCAGCACCGAGGTGCTCGAGAGCTTTGCCAAGTCCGACCAAGCGGAGCGAGGCTGA
- the tssM gene encoding type VI secretion system membrane subunit TssM produces the protein MLKYIFTVLLVAAVWAVVWWFELPLWIAIAVSVAALALIVTIIVVKRVRARRASREIERALKAQADKQASAARPDLEADIRALQGEFNRAIGALKSSRLGSRGAASALYSLPWYVIVGPPGVGKSTALRNSGLQFPFQSARGGASVKGVGGTRNCEWWMTSEAVILDTAGRYTTEDSDRDEWFAFLDLLKKYRVRRPINGVLAAVSVADLIEAHPDEVTALAREIRARTDELQDRLGVVVPVYLVFTKCDLLPGFVEMFADLKESERHQIWGFTLPAFDQQDLVGRFFDHYDELTGVLEKRVLRRVAEERRGEGRERIYELPQYLAALREPLGRFIHGMMAENIYHETPILRGVYLSSGTQEGRPVGRIMNAMAEAFGIQPALGRTAAPAVEAKSYFLGELFRRVIFPDYKLTRPNRTRVRKHKILSGIAGAALLLASTAIMWLPARSFDQNRRFIREADGAVANVEAHVAQNSVDVIAVDRIEPLRAVVATLASYEDEGPPIGMRMGMYQGRVIYPRLRDLYAATVRKEMMLPIVERELAELERFTGRHAAADREATAEEYRTTFDRLRFYMLCSSPSGAGEPGLDDEERAWLAAHVVDLWATPLREAGDTATLTAIESVAVAYVDLLARQPDLAFERDTKLVDRVQRILKRSDRSKAVAQALIDAVDGPSLRLRDMVGVSSIRNQDRIIRPAFTRRGYEEQVKPRLQGNLDDLLDEQWVLGRGGEDGDSLRAEEVEAIQTEYFRRYIAEWRAFIDSTYIEAPDDYVDALGLLGDLTRTEPYRDFFSHVAYHTQLVDLDAVEEEDPDDALVSEVGRIAGRKAWQKSRLGRLGVNQRVGRMAARSAAARVLDDANGTIVLTDLDVTYAFLGLAEFGARKPKPAPADPTAPPPPPEAVPLDDYQEQVAFVRDALQERLDDPAESDKLISRLKAARSKVKSLLAAQDTSGWQPTLEKLLWPPIDLVSSLASKGVANDIAGKWCNEVVDQSERSLARGYPFNPKGGDVPLSEVADFFHPQNGDLWKFYESVLKNDVPQRGVRFQTTERGAASTTTYRQGLVTYLDAAMELTNALFPPGSDEPLVEFDVLIEGAPTVKEIILTIDGQTLSYRNGPEVWTSMVWPGDGNKGMRIEAKGFGVHADLEQEGDWGLFRVMERGTVRASEDGRSFTVQWDFRDEKAGLVQMKFRPKRADAPFFHRRGGRFMDMFRSKELLAPRSIVASGASCATRGEP, from the coding sequence ATGCTGAAGTACATCTTCACGGTGCTGCTGGTCGCCGCGGTGTGGGCGGTGGTGTGGTGGTTCGAGCTGCCGCTGTGGATCGCGATCGCCGTCAGCGTCGCGGCGCTCGCGCTCATCGTCACGATCATCGTGGTCAAGCGCGTGCGCGCCCGTCGGGCCTCCCGCGAGATCGAGCGCGCGCTCAAGGCCCAGGCCGACAAGCAGGCCAGCGCCGCGCGCCCCGACCTCGAGGCCGACATCCGCGCCCTGCAGGGCGAGTTCAACCGTGCGATCGGTGCGCTCAAGTCGTCGCGACTGGGCTCGCGCGGCGCCGCCTCGGCGCTGTACTCCCTGCCGTGGTACGTCATCGTCGGGCCGCCCGGCGTCGGCAAGAGCACCGCGCTGCGCAACTCGGGGCTGCAGTTCCCGTTCCAGTCCGCTCGCGGCGGCGCCAGCGTCAAGGGCGTGGGCGGCACCCGCAACTGCGAGTGGTGGATGACCAGCGAGGCCGTCATCCTCGACACCGCCGGCCGCTACACCACCGAGGACTCCGATCGCGACGAGTGGTTCGCGTTCCTCGACCTGCTGAAGAAGTACCGCGTGCGTCGGCCGATCAACGGCGTGCTCGCAGCGGTCAGCGTCGCCGACCTGATCGAGGCCCACCCCGACGAGGTCACCGCGCTGGCCCGCGAGATCCGTGCCCGCACCGACGAGCTGCAGGACCGCCTCGGGGTGGTCGTGCCGGTCTACCTGGTGTTCACCAAGTGCGACCTGTTGCCGGGCTTCGTGGAGATGTTCGCCGACCTCAAGGAGAGCGAGCGCCACCAGATCTGGGGCTTCACGCTGCCGGCATTCGACCAGCAGGACCTGGTCGGACGCTTCTTCGATCATTACGACGAGCTCACCGGCGTGCTCGAGAAGCGAGTGCTGCGGCGTGTGGCCGAGGAGCGACGCGGCGAGGGCCGCGAGCGCATCTACGAGCTGCCGCAGTACCTCGCAGCGCTGCGGGAGCCGCTCGGCCGCTTCATCCACGGCATGATGGCCGAGAACATCTACCACGAGACGCCGATCCTCCGCGGCGTGTACCTGTCGTCGGGTACGCAAGAGGGCCGTCCGGTCGGGCGCATCATGAACGCGATGGCGGAGGCCTTCGGCATCCAGCCCGCGCTGGGTCGCACCGCCGCACCCGCGGTCGAGGCCAAGAGCTACTTCCTCGGCGAGCTGTTCCGGCGTGTCATCTTCCCCGACTACAAGCTGACGCGGCCCAACCGCACGCGCGTCCGCAAGCACAAGATCCTCTCGGGCATCGCAGGTGCGGCGCTGTTGCTGGCCTCGACCGCCATCATGTGGCTACCGGCGCGCTCGTTCGACCAGAACCGCCGCTTCATCCGCGAGGCCGACGGTGCGGTCGCCAACGTCGAGGCCCACGTCGCCCAGAACTCGGTCGACGTCATCGCCGTCGACCGCATCGAGCCGCTGCGCGCGGTGGTCGCGACGCTCGCGTCGTACGAGGACGAGGGCCCGCCCATCGGCATGCGGATGGGCATGTACCAAGGCCGGGTGATCTACCCACGGCTTCGCGATCTCTACGCCGCCACGGTGCGCAAGGAAATGATGCTCCCGATCGTCGAGCGCGAGCTCGCCGAGCTCGAGCGGTTTACCGGGCGGCATGCCGCGGCCGATCGCGAGGCCACCGCGGAGGAGTACCGCACGACCTTCGACCGCCTGCGGTTCTACATGCTGTGCAGCTCACCGTCGGGCGCGGGCGAGCCCGGGCTCGACGACGAGGAGCGGGCCTGGCTCGCGGCCCACGTCGTGGACCTCTGGGCCACGCCGCTGCGCGAGGCCGGCGATACCGCGACGCTCACGGCGATCGAATCGGTCGCGGTCGCCTACGTCGATCTGCTGGCGCGGCAGCCCGATCTCGCGTTCGAGCGCGACACCAAGCTGGTCGACCGCGTACAGCGGATCCTCAAGCGCTCGGATCGCAGCAAGGCGGTGGCGCAGGCCCTCATCGACGCGGTCGACGGGCCCAGCCTGCGCCTGCGCGACATGGTCGGTGTCAGCTCCATCCGCAACCAGGACCGCATCATCCGGCCGGCCTTCACGCGTCGTGGCTACGAGGAACAGGTCAAGCCGCGGCTGCAGGGCAACCTCGACGATCTACTCGACGAGCAGTGGGTGCTCGGACGTGGCGGTGAGGACGGCGACAGCCTGCGCGCAGAGGAGGTCGAGGCCATCCAGACCGAGTACTTCCGCCGCTACATCGCGGAGTGGCGCGCGTTCATCGACTCGACCTACATCGAGGCCCCCGACGACTACGTCGACGCGCTGGGGCTGCTCGGTGACCTCACCCGCACGGAGCCCTACCGCGACTTCTTCAGCCATGTCGCGTACCACACCCAGCTGGTCGATCTCGACGCGGTCGAAGAGGAGGATCCGGACGACGCGCTGGTCTCCGAGGTCGGTCGCATCGCGGGCCGCAAGGCGTGGCAGAAGTCGCGACTCGGCCGGCTCGGCGTCAACCAGCGCGTGGGTCGCATGGCCGCCCGCTCGGCCGCCGCGCGCGTGCTCGACGACGCCAACGGCACCATCGTGCTGACCGACCTCGACGTCACCTACGCGTTCCTCGGCCTGGCCGAGTTCGGCGCGCGAAAGCCCAAGCCCGCCCCAGCCGATCCGACCGCGCCGCCGCCCCCACCCGAGGCGGTGCCGCTCGACGACTACCAAGAGCAGGTCGCGTTCGTGCGCGACGCGCTGCAGGAGCGCCTCGACGATCCCGCCGAGTCGGACAAGCTCATCAGCCGACTGAAGGCCGCCCGCTCGAAGGTCAAGTCGCTGCTCGCCGCGCAGGACACCTCGGGCTGGCAGCCCACGCTCGAGAAGCTGCTGTGGCCGCCGATCGATCTGGTGTCGTCGCTGGCGAGCAAGGGCGTCGCCAACGACATCGCGGGCAAGTGGTGCAACGAGGTCGTCGATCAGTCCGAGCGCAGCCTCGCCCGCGGCTACCCCTTCAACCCCAAGGGCGGCGACGTGCCGCTCAGCGAGGTCGCAGACTTCTTCCACCCGCAAAACGGCGACCTGTGGAAGTTCTACGAGTCGGTGCTCAAGAACGACGTGCCCCAGCGTGGGGTCCGCTTCCAGACCACCGAGCGCGGCGCGGCCTCGACCACGACCTACCGCCAGGGCCTCGTCACGTACCTCGACGCCGCGATGGAGCTGACCAACGCGCTGTTCCCCCCCGGCAGCGACGAGCCGCTGGTGGAGTTCGACGTGCTGATCGAGGGCGCGCCGACCGTGAAGGAGATCATCCTGACCATCGACGGGCAGACGCTCAGCTATCGCAACGGCCCCGAGGTGTGGACCAGCATGGTCTGGCCCGGTGACGGCAACAAGGGCATGCGCATCGAAGCCAAGGGCTTCGGCGTGCACGCCGACCTCGAGCAGGAGGGCGACTGGGGCCTCTTCCGCGTGATGGAGCGGGGCACCGTGCGGGCCAGCGAAGATGGCCGCAGCTTCACCGTGCAGTGGGACTTCCGCGACGAGAAGGCGGGGCTCGTGCAGATGAAGTTCCGCCCCAAGCGTGCCGATGCGCCGTTCTTCCACCGCCGCGGCGGTCGCTTCATGGACATGTTCCGCAGCAAGGAGCTGCTCGCGCCGCGCTCGATCGTGGCGTCGGGGGCCTCGTGCGCCACCCGCGGTGAGCCGTGA
- the tagF gene encoding type VI secretion system-associated protein TagF, translated as MSATLPTLSLGCFGKIPSFGDFVARGTGSPCGRAFERWLQLANDRLAEASCTAPTGPVGFVFRDDAASSLLVGTLSGSVDKVGRRFPLALFCELGRCDGLWAPALPVALAPVLEQLGGIAHRARRDTQAELVTKLDAVALPAPAALVQACASERARLHAAPAAAVLEGLFGDVDARCYAIDLLLRACESARRSRAVTAPLVLDRAVGSDVELMLWLACVEVATAGVIGVPSVLWDVSAARVLVVLGTPEANALHCQWGAQAHYQRLWATTTANDDSRRGARERLPAGLAELLADPADRAASAVIEAIGGSAAGPAA; from the coding sequence GTGAGTGCGACGCTGCCGACGCTGTCGCTGGGCTGCTTCGGCAAGATCCCCAGCTTCGGTGACTTCGTGGCGCGCGGCACCGGCAGCCCCTGCGGTCGCGCGTTCGAACGCTGGCTGCAGCTTGCCAACGATCGCCTCGCCGAGGCCAGCTGCACCGCGCCCACCGGTCCGGTCGGCTTCGTGTTCCGCGACGACGCAGCGAGCTCGCTGCTGGTCGGTACGCTGTCGGGCAGCGTCGACAAGGTCGGGCGCCGATTCCCGCTGGCGCTCTTCTGCGAGCTGGGCCGCTGCGACGGCCTGTGGGCACCGGCGCTGCCGGTCGCGCTGGCACCCGTGCTCGAGCAGCTCGGCGGCATCGCGCATCGGGCCCGGCGCGACACCCAGGCCGAGCTCGTCACGAAGCTCGACGCGGTGGCGTTGCCCGCCCCGGCCGCGCTCGTGCAGGCGTGCGCGTCCGAGCGCGCGCGACTGCACGCCGCGCCCGCGGCTGCCGTGCTCGAGGGCCTGTTCGGCGACGTCGACGCGCGCTGCTACGCGATCGACCTGCTGCTGCGGGCCTGCGAGTCGGCGCGGCGCTCTCGCGCCGTCACGGCGCCATTGGTGCTGGATCGCGCGGTGGGCAGCGACGTCGAGCTGATGCTGTGGCTGGCGTGCGTGGAGGTCGCGACCGCCGGCGTGATCGGGGTGCCCTCGGTGCTGTGGGACGTCTCGGCCGCGCGCGTGCTCGTGGTCTTGGGGACCCCCGAGGCCAACGCGCTGCACTGCCAGTGGGGCGCGCAGGCGCACTATCAGCGGCTCTGGGCCACCACCACCGCCAACGACGACAGCCGTCGCGGCGCCCGCGAGCGGCTGCCCGCCGGGCTCGCCGAGCTGCTCGCAGACCCCGCGGATCGGGCCGCCAGCGCCGTGATCGAGGCGATCGGCGGGTCTGCGGCCGGCCCCGCCGCGTAG
- the tssB gene encoding type VI secretion system contractile sheath small subunit, whose product MQSRGSVAPKERINIVYRSKTVGQEEIELPFKMLVMSNLTGRQNPLDVEKRKPINVDKDNFADVLASLDLSLEFGVPNRLQEGQDELPVSLRIKSLADFTPQGIANQVPELRKLLELRDALSALKSPLGNRPEFRKRIQAILTDDTARERMSAELGMTPSVEEK is encoded by the coding sequence ATGCAATCCCGAGGTTCCGTAGCTCCCAAAGAGCGCATCAACATCGTCTACCGCAGCAAGACCGTCGGTCAGGAAGAGATCGAGCTGCCGTTCAAGATGCTGGTGATGTCCAACCTGACCGGTCGACAGAACCCACTCGACGTCGAGAAGCGCAAGCCCATCAACGTCGACAAGGACAACTTCGCCGACGTGCTCGCGAGCCTCGATCTGTCGCTCGAGTTCGGCGTGCCGAACCGCCTGCAGGAGGGCCAGGACGAGCTGCCGGTGTCGCTGCGCATCAAGTCGCTGGCCGACTTCACGCCGCAAGGCATCGCCAACCAGGTGCCGGAGCTGCGCAAGCTGCTCGAGCTGCGCGACGCGCTGTCGGCCCTCAAGTCGCCGCTCGGCAACCGCCCCGAGTTCCGCAAGCGCATCCAGGCGATCCTCACCGATGACACCGCGCGCGAGCGCATGTCGGCCGAGCTGGGCATGACCCCGAGCGTCGAGGAGAAGTGA